Proteins encoded within one genomic window of Deinococcus ruber:
- a CDS encoding RecQ family ATP-dependent DNA helicase, with product MARRLLPAGATRDLIPDGACDWAALQALPLHGDWAGLQAYLDALPSGNWTSFGAVVFLNWLFHSGDPACRRPAWVMQTFPSFKHAERTAFPQLWSRDTLTKELQAFYGHRYDFRDGQFEIVQATLAGEVVPLGLLPTGGGKSLTFQFPALLLSKYGRALTVVVSPLQALMEDQVMNLRLSLPGWGDRAAFLASSQSPLEQRKVLEGVWEGRIDLLYLSPERLRNAGVQRLLTHRKPALWVLDEAHTLSQWGMDFRPDFLRIPQAIREIHQGSSPPLLSFVTATATVKVIEDLEEKFVQQLQDMLGRPMRRVPDTSAFQWRREIFTEVREVPHAERLNVIARVLTERRGQGVAIVYVRSRALAELYATQLGAAGLRAAAYHARIASPEKLHTLQAFKDGELDVVVATSAFGMGIDRPGIHTVIHAGPPSAPESYLQEIGRVARQPGERGHALMLWDERDFLNAFRLESQGRIGGPKALKDCWDLVKNRLDMAPSARWVSSLEFAAALPQEDPEELTTQARVALFALEAYKLALEGERHPARLRLLLTESSALPSVEALPLLQLLRARGHHAGDDVELDVRETALLAGLKVPKVVTAARQLVRSGHASWSYPVALRGRRGARTRLDACVASLRAFAAHLREHPEADLTRLNLQPVEEDLRRRHRQANLLTALRVLQALDVVQHRRDAFSVTLSPVQDGAQVSVWLADAEERFAGVRALADELITLLMALPAGETLELNAADLDARYEVDLGGLDALEALYAVQFLGLANVARGESEFGGVFYLRRGERRIYNKAAYRPLEQHYADRARRLHAMRHLLHQADEPTRVTLLRDYFTMPLEAFCQRHLPNPEAASSPQIPEYRERILGQLSEAQARVVTDDESRAILVLAGPGSGKTRTIVHRVANLVALRDVNPERVLVLAYNRTAVAEVRERLAALIGASGVHVDVLTFHGLARKLTNLSERDAPREIPAEARFTWLIEQAVAHLRENPAPYQYVLVDEYQDIKGAEYDLVTLLASFDRDGAPSQGEEDDREQPGYLVAVGDDDQNLYTFQGANIEFIHRFRQDYDIQDEKVVPLLSNYRSRPRIVAAANAFIELALPAGARLKGEAQRVVSVRDGDGEVRIGRYTHRYHAALGIAADVRRRMEAGTPAHEIAVLSRTWDQLNELQHTLREAGVPYQLYNVHDQLRPAGSLIGHAVRERLILQPEVAVPEAHAALEALRSQLGLSGRDRAWSAEWP from the coding sequence GTGGCCCGCCGCCTGCTGCCAGCCGGAGCCACGCGCGACCTGATTCCCGACGGAGCATGCGACTGGGCCGCGCTGCAGGCCCTGCCGCTCCACGGCGATTGGGCCGGGTTGCAGGCTTACCTGGATGCGCTCCCTTCTGGCAACTGGACGAGCTTCGGGGCGGTCGTCTTCCTGAACTGGCTCTTTCACAGCGGGGATCCGGCCTGCCGCCGTCCAGCCTGGGTCATGCAGACCTTCCCGAGCTTCAAACACGCGGAACGGACGGCCTTCCCGCAGCTCTGGAGCCGAGACACGCTCACGAAGGAACTCCAGGCGTTCTATGGCCATCGCTACGACTTTCGAGACGGCCAGTTCGAGATCGTCCAGGCAACCCTGGCAGGCGAGGTCGTCCCCCTCGGACTTCTGCCGACCGGGGGCGGGAAAAGCCTGACCTTCCAGTTCCCGGCCCTGCTGCTGAGCAAGTACGGCCGGGCCTTGACGGTGGTGGTGTCGCCCCTGCAGGCGCTGATGGAAGATCAGGTCATGAACCTGCGGCTCTCGCTGCCCGGCTGGGGCGACCGGGCCGCCTTTCTGGCATCGAGCCAGAGTCCGCTGGAGCAGCGCAAGGTGCTGGAAGGCGTATGGGAGGGCCGCATCGACCTGCTGTACCTCAGCCCCGAGCGACTGAGAAACGCGGGCGTCCAGCGCCTCCTGACGCACCGCAAGCCCGCCCTGTGGGTGCTCGACGAGGCCCACACCCTCAGCCAGTGGGGGATGGACTTCCGCCCGGACTTCCTGCGGATCCCCCAGGCGATCCGCGAGATCCATCAGGGCAGCTCTCCTCCCCTGCTGAGCTTCGTTACCGCGACGGCCACGGTGAAGGTCATCGAAGACCTGGAAGAGAAATTCGTCCAGCAGCTTCAGGACATGCTCGGACGACCGATGCGGCGGGTCCCGGACACCTCCGCCTTCCAGTGGCGGCGCGAAATCTTCACCGAGGTACGCGAAGTGCCGCACGCCGAGCGACTGAACGTCATCGCGCGTGTCCTGACCGAGCGGCGCGGCCAGGGCGTGGCCATCGTGTATGTCCGCAGCCGTGCCCTGGCCGAGCTGTACGCGACTCAACTCGGTGCGGCGGGGCTGCGCGCGGCCGCGTACCACGCCCGGATCGCGTCGCCCGAGAAGCTCCATACCCTGCAGGCGTTCAAGGACGGCGAGCTGGACGTGGTGGTCGCCACGAGCGCTTTCGGCATGGGGATCGATCGTCCCGGCATCCACACCGTGATCCACGCGGGGCCGCCGAGCGCCCCGGAATCGTACCTGCAGGAGATCGGCCGGGTCGCGCGCCAGCCCGGCGAACGTGGCCACGCGCTGATGCTGTGGGACGAACGAGACTTCTTGAACGCCTTCCGCCTGGAGTCACAGGGCCGCATCGGGGGCCCCAAGGCCCTCAAGGACTGCTGGGATCTGGTCAAGAACCGCCTCGACATGGCCCCCAGCGCCCGCTGGGTGTCGAGTCTGGAGTTCGCGGCCGCGCTGCCCCAGGAAGATCCGGAAGAGCTGACCACCCAGGCACGGGTGGCGCTCTTCGCGCTGGAGGCTTACAAGTTGGCGTTGGAAGGCGAGCGGCACCCGGCCCGGTTGCGTCTGCTGCTGACCGAGAGCAGCGCCCTGCCGAGCGTGGAGGCCCTGCCGCTGCTGCAGCTGCTGCGGGCCAGAGGGCATCATGCGGGCGACGACGTGGAACTCGACGTGCGCGAGACCGCGCTGCTGGCCGGGCTGAAAGTGCCGAAGGTGGTGACGGCCGCCCGGCAGCTGGTGCGCAGCGGCCACGCCAGTTGGAGTTACCCAGTCGCGCTGCGCGGCCGCCGGGGAGCCCGCACCCGCCTGGACGCCTGCGTCGCCAGCCTGCGGGCCTTCGCCGCCCATCTTCGGGAACACCCGGAGGCCGACCTGACCCGCCTGAACCTGCAGCCCGTCGAGGAGGACTTGCGGCGGCGCCACCGTCAGGCCAACCTGCTGACCGCCCTGCGGGTGCTGCAGGCGCTGGACGTGGTGCAGCATCGCCGGGACGCCTTCAGCGTGACGCTCAGCCCGGTGCAGGACGGCGCGCAGGTGTCGGTCTGGCTGGCCGACGCGGAGGAACGCTTCGCGGGTGTCCGGGCGCTGGCCGACGAACTGATCACCCTCCTGATGGCCTTGCCCGCAGGAGAGACGCTGGAGCTGAACGCTGCCGACCTCGACGCCCGCTACGAGGTCGATCTCGGCGGTCTGGACGCGCTGGAAGCGCTGTACGCCGTGCAGTTCCTGGGGCTGGCGAACGTGGCGCGCGGAGAAAGTGAATTCGGCGGGGTGTTCTACCTGCGGCGCGGAGAGCGGCGCATCTACAACAAGGCCGCGTATCGCCCGCTCGAACAGCACTACGCCGACCGGGCCCGGCGGCTGCACGCCATGCGGCACCTGCTGCATCAGGCGGACGAGCCGACCCGCGTCACCCTGCTGCGCGACTACTTCACCATGCCGCTGGAAGCATTCTGCCAGCGGCACCTGCCGAACCCCGAGGCGGCGAGCAGCCCGCAGATTCCGGAGTACCGCGAACGCATCCTGGGGCAGCTCAGCGAGGCGCAGGCACGAGTCGTGACCGATGACGAGAGCCGGGCCATCCTGGTGCTCGCCGGGCCCGGTAGCGGCAAGACCCGCACCATCGTTCACCGGGTCGCGAACTTGGTGGCGCTGCGCGACGTCAATCCGGAACGCGTCCTGGTGCTGGCCTACAACCGCACGGCGGTGGCGGAGGTGCGCGAACGGCTGGCGGCTCTGATCGGCGCGAGCGGCGTCCACGTGGACGTACTGACCTTTCACGGCCTGGCCCGCAAGCTGACCAACCTCAGCGAGCGTGACGCCCCCAGAGAGATACCTGCCGAGGCGCGCTTCACCTGGCTGATCGAACAGGCCGTCGCCCACCTGCGGGAGAATCCCGCGCCGTACCAGTACGTGCTCGTCGATGAATACCAGGACATCAAGGGGGCGGAGTACGACCTGGTCACGCTGCTCGCCAGCTTCGATCGCGACGGGGCGCCCAGCCAGGGCGAAGAGGACGACCGCGAGCAGCCCGGCTACCTGGTGGCGGTGGGGGACGACGACCAGAACCTGTACACCTTTCAGGGCGCGAACATCGAGTTCATTCACCGTTTCCGTCAGGACTACGACATCCAGGACGAGAAGGTGGTGCCGCTGCTTTCCAACTACCGTAGCCGCCCACGGATCGTGGCCGCCGCCAACGCCTTCATCGAGCTGGCCCTGCCCGCCGGGGCACGGCTGAAGGGCGAGGCGCAGCGGGTGGTCAGTGTGCGGGACGGCGACGGGGAGGTGCGGATCGGGCGCTACACCCACCGTTACCACGCGGCGCTGGGGATCGCGGCCGACGTGCGGCGACGGATGGAGGCGGGCACGCCCGCACATGAGATCGCGGTGCTGAGCCGCACCTGGGATCAGCTCAACGAACTTCAGCACACCCTGCGGGAAGCGGGGGTACCGTACCAGCTCTACAACGTCCACGACCAGCTCAGGCCCGCCGGAAGCTTGATCGGGCACGCGGTGCGCGAGCGGCTGATCCTCCAACCGGAGGTCGCGGTTCCTGAGGCCCACGCGGCGCTGGAGGCCCTGCGGTCACAGCTCGGCCTGAGTGGCCGTGACCGGGCCTGGTCGGCCGAGTGGCCGTGA
- a CDS encoding ATP-binding domain-containing protein, translated as MTGPGRPSGRDRAWSAILAATEGLHGLTQGALALRIDAARPLARGGVVLSTFHSAKGSEFDHVFVLSEGLRGHGRIPPVDDTRALYVALTRARESVTLLRREGDCHPSLLDPDFQAALQRLGAESFRVPTDAPWPATIRYQLTPDPGDLYISAREVLLDEGRAAVEAYARAWDELQLQHLQVRSLHGVVAQLTRTGRFTQRLGAALRQGDVRTTGATILRCERDDEWYARAGYDGDATHHHLVLPEFEITQPLS; from the coding sequence GTGACCGGGCCTGGTCGGCCGAGTGGCCGTGACCGGGCCTGGTCGGCCATCCTGGCCGCCACCGAGGGCTTACACGGCCTGACCCAGGGGGCCCTTGCCCTGCGCATTGACGCGGCCCGTCCACTCGCCCGTGGCGGGGTGGTGCTGAGTACTTTCCACAGCGCCAAGGGCAGCGAATTCGACCACGTGTTCGTGCTGAGCGAAGGCCTACGGGGCCACGGACGCATCCCTCCAGTCGACGACACCCGGGCACTGTACGTCGCCCTGACCCGTGCCCGAGAGAGCGTCACCCTGCTGCGCCGGGAAGGCGACTGTCATCCGTCGCTGCTCGACCCTGACTTCCAGGCCGCCCTGCAGAGGCTGGGGGCCGAGAGCTTCCGGGTACCGACCGACGCGCCCTGGCCCGCCACCATCCGCTACCAGCTCACGCCGGATCCGGGCGATCTGTACATCAGCGCCCGAGAAGTGCTGCTCGATGAGGGGCGCGCCGCTGTCGAAGCGTATGCCCGGGCGTGGGACGAGTTGCAGCTCCAGCACCTGCAAGTGCGGAGTTTGCACGGCGTCGTGGCTCAACTTACGCGCACGGGCCGCTTCACCCAGCGTCTTGGTGCGGCCTTGCGGCAAGGAGACGTTCGGACCACCGGAGCGACCATCCTGCGCTGTGAGCGAGATGACGAATGGTATGCCAGGGCGGGGTACGACGGCGACGCCACCCACCACCATCTGGTACTGCCGGAGTTCGAGATCACCCAACCGCTGAGCTGA